The stretch of DNA ACTTGATGAAATGTTGCCATATTTAAAACTCTTGCGTTTAACTCgaacattatttttataatttgactAGGTTCAATTGAATTATCAGTGCAAGTTCGTTCTATGATGAACCAAGTTTTGCATATTGGCGTGCTAAATTTGAAGATCATTAGAAGAAAGTAAACATACTAGTGATAACTTAATCTTAGtcttggttcggttttggatatTGAttatgtattctttttataagtATTTGGTAATacttaaatatattatgttcATATTGTTGTGtgcatttttaatttttttgtgtataTACTATTTTTGAGGTATTaaaatagatttaaaaaaatgctTTTAGGGAttgtaaatttaataataataattttatttttttaaaaaaaaaaactccttaGAGACTGAATAGAGACCGAATTTAATATACAACATCGCAAAATCGGTCGCAAATTCAGTCGCGAATTCAGTCGCAACGAAAATAGAAATCTGTCGCTACAAATCAGTCACAAACTCAGTCGTTCTAGCGTCGCACAGTGTGTCGCAAGCAACAACGCAAATTCAGTCTCTAGGCCCGTCTCTAAGTTTAGTCACTATTTCGGTCTCTAAAATCCGTCGCTAACCGGTCGCTAAAAAATCAGTCACTGGGTTGGTCACAACAGAGTAGCGACCAGGGTTGTTGATGCTGAATTTAGTTGGTCGCAAAATCGGTCGCTAACTGATTTTGAGACCGATATTCatcaaaatcggtctctaaatcggtcgctaaaagCAAAATTTCTAGTAGTGGCTTGAAAGGACCGTGTTCCTGAAAAGCTCCTTGGGCAACAGAAGAACAACCAGGCccttcaaaataaaaacaaagtaaagAAAACTCAGATcaatttttgtttgattgtttgtTTATAAGGGCCTTGTttataaaatgaattaattaatttcatatgCATAACATAAATAATACCAAACTAACTTACCTCCACTTAGCTAGAGAACAATTGGCTCTGAAGCTGGATTCGATAATGCTTctacaaaataataaaacaactttCTCTTCTGGACATCATCGACAGGGATAAATCCAGAGTACCGATGAAACCTAACTTTTGGTTGACCAGGTAAATTTCTCACACTATCAGGTTCAGAAATCAATACTCGATGTCTCGATCTACTAAGTGTCGGCTCAAGAAATAAGTCAACGCGATGAAAATAGATTTTCCAATTAAAAGGAACAAACCAAAACGAATCATCTTTGTTGATGTGGTTGGCGAGTAACTGAGtgttaaaaaaaactgaattacacaacaaaacaattattttttatcaaaattagggtttcaaaaattgaaaacagTGTGTCTGATCATGTAgatgaagtagcaaagtttttcacaagaaatgaggggtttgaattgtgacacttttaaaatttaaccttatatcacaatataaagtgttagtaattaaataaatttgtgCACAGTAagatcgttctaagaatgatctgtGCAGTGTCAATAAACAGgcagaaaataaaagttgaGGGAAAGAGAATCAACACaaagagttatcctggttcacccctaatcTTTGGGTTACGTCCATTCCCCACCACCTGTGAGTTTAtccactagaatcacttaaaGGTTACAGATCCAAGATCTACAATTCTTCCTTgatcttgacctaagatcaacaattaccaaagctcctagagctttACACTTTCCTAGTCACCTTGACTAAAAGATTCAAACAATAGTCAAGTATTGACTTGAGCTATTACAATATGATTGATTTGGTTCTAAGCTATTTTGAGTCTCAATACAAAATGAGAAGCTTAGATGAAAGCACTCTAAAAGAGATCTATACTCAGAATATGAAACATTAAGAGTGACTTAAAAAGAGTTTCGAGCTTGAGTGATTGAATGTGATTGTATGACTTACATTGCTTGAAAACTCTTGCACTTTCTCTTGGTTCTGCATGCCTTTTATAGACGTTTGCTTGAggttgaagcttggccttcaagtatatcagttagagagaAAAATGTAGTTGTTACTCTGTGCCAAACAtgcagcagacaacttctgcaGAATTGCCAGATTCTCTGCTCATTCTTGAATCATTCTTGAACCGGGTTTTGCTTTGATTCACAAAAGTCAAAGAAGTGTGAGCTGTTGGCaagtacaaatgagttgtttcctCCTTCCTTCCTATGTCAAAGGTCAGATATAGCTGTTTGAAACCTCAGTAAAAAGAATCATGACAGTTGGATgtggttttgcaaaactgtgtgcaggaacaTTCTTGAACCATTCTTGAATCATTCTTAAACTTATGGAAGCTCAACGAAATCTTTGCCACCGGAGTTGTTCTTGGAACATATATGGCCATCATGACTGCAGTTTTTTTCTATCTCATTCATGAAACCAATTTCTTCTCAGTAAGTAGTACAAGCCAACCTAACACCAAGGGAAAAAAATTAGCATAATAGAATGAAAATGACAAATATGTTTTCTTTTCAGGATATTTTCGGCGTCCACTCAATTGCAGACAGCGAGGAACAACTTAACTCAGCCCTCTACCTCCAAGTGAGTATCATTAGTCGGGCACTTCATTGCTGCACAATTGGTTGGTTAAAAAACATTTCTTTCCATCAAAAAACTTATATTATCTTAAccaaaattggttttaattaACTTTGGCATTCATTCAAATGCTCTCAACCTAGGTGGCAACTTCCATTGCTGTGTATGCACACTGGGACTTCGCTAAAATCAACGGAATTGGGTGGGAATGGGCTGGAGCTATCTGGATCTACAGCGTTGTTACCTACATTCCTCTTGACATCCTCAAGTTTATTATCCAAATGGGACTCACAGGAAGCGCTTGAGACAACGTGCTCGAAAATAAGGTAGGGAATTAGCAAACAACAGCATGCATGTGGTGAATTTGAATCAAACATACTGATGTTATGTTATTGAATCTTGCAGGATTAGAGAGCTCCTCCACACACTCAAGGGACACATTGAATCAGTTGTCAAGTTCAAGGGTCTTGAAATTGAAACCATCCAACAACAATACAGTCTTAAGAAAAGAGCCATTTCATATTTGTAAATACACTTAGGCTGCTCATGAAGGAGTGGGAGCTTTAAATCAATTTGTCCTCTTCTTTTTATATGTCCTacattcttttcttcttctttgaaATTGGAGTGAAAATATGAGAGATGGTTCGTGGAACTTTATATTCCAAATCCCATTTTTACCAAGGATATATCACATTGACAATACACATAGGAGTAATTCAGATTTGTAATAATATAGATGATACACATGGCTTTTGCAGAAGCAACAGGAAATAAAGTAAACAAAATTTAAAGGATTTCTAATActatatttttaagtttaataaGGGTAGGGTAGGGTAGGGATGGAATTTATATGTAGTTTTTTATGTCCTATTTGTACAGTTCTTTGATCACAATTCAATACATCGATCGATCCATGTTCTTATATTTCTATATCATCAGGATCAATCTGTTATATATAGTGCTGATCTTGCCCAAAATTTTAGATTCCTAATGTCTCTTTCAAGTTCTTATGTACAAACTGACATGTTCATCCCTCAAGTCTTTCCTAGGAACAAACTACTTGCATTATTTCCCCCACAAGACTATAAATCCAGCTAATGTTTACTTCAATTTTCCTCTGTTACAAAACATAAAAGCTCAAACTATGACTGTGATATGGCATGACAAGGGTGAAATGgcatttgaataaaaatatacatgttcctttcaaaaataaaaacatgttgAATGGAGCCTTAATTTAAGGAACCTGTGGAAAAATATCATCTATACTCTACAATGATAATGTATTTGAGTATTGACATATGAATGCTAAAATTTGGGTTTAATGTTTTTCCAAGAAGTCGACTCAGATGGAATTACCTCTTCATTACAGGAAAGCACCGCATGTGCCATCAAATTACCTAGCCAACCATGGTATAACAAACCTCTCGAACCTAAACCAATACTTACAACTATGATTTCTACCAATGAAATCATTAATACAACCCAGAAGTGGGAGTGATCCAAGTGGCGTGAGTGGAAGCATTGCCCTCAGACCAGCTTTTGAAGCTTTTTCAATTGAAACATTTGGTGATGAATTTATAGATTTCCATTCCCAAGTTGAACCGACATTTAGACTCCGAGAGCTCTCAACGGCTATCCATGCATCTGATAATATGGAAGGTCCATCCTCAGGATAACACCTGGAAGACAAGGCAAGATAAATCTCAAATCGGATGACCTTGGTGGAATCTCTAGCACATTGTATTCAATGAAGGTCCCTTCCCATAAAACAATACTCTTGAAGTAAAACGGCTCAATAGTTATTACATGAGACACCAATATGCAAAATGATAGGCCCATACTTAAGCAACTATACAATAAAAGATGAACAAGTGGACTAGGGGGGAAAATATGCCAGCTGAAAATGGCCTAAAATTATGAGGAGAAATAACAATTTGAGACAAGTGCAGTAAAGAGGGGGAGAGAGGGAGAAATAACAGATTGGGGGAAAGTGGCAGATAATCAAAACAATACATTTATGGGAACTAACAGAATGAGAGAATCATTTGAGAATTGAGAAGATCGGTATTGCGTGTAAGCTGAGCAGGATGGTTAGCACTCAGTCCATGATATCATTTTTtagtttcattcatttttatcCATCTTGTAAGGAGGTGTTTTAGGTATATCATCTTTGATCAGGGATCTTTTCAATAGCACACACAATGGCCAAGAACTCTGCAGCATTCGAACCTCTGATCCCTACAGGCGCTGAAAACTTTTCTAGAGTTAAGCTTTCATCACTGCAAAGAATGCCACCAATACGAGCAGTGTCTGACTCTGGGACAAACCTAATGCAAGCGgtgtatgtgcttcatagataTTTAACATCACTAAATCAAATCAAGTGTTGCATTATGTTATCTACCCAAACCCTTACTGGTTTACTATTTaagaatttgaaaataatttgaatcATACCAGAGTAACAGGTCTGCTCATGAGGGTGCTAGACTCGACCACACTCTACTAGCAATTAGCAAACTGGTCCGGCTCTGTCAGGTTCCAAAATGCATGAGAAGGAGCCAACACAATACTGGTCCGGACCAGTTTCTAGTCTTTTGCTTTAATTTAATACAAAACATACAATTGACATACAATAACATTCAATAATTTGTCCTCAACAGCTTTTTAAAAACATTAATCTGGACTTATAAAAGAGATAAAAATAGACACCGGAATACCAAATCACAATGTCAGCTTGCATATCATATTTTCAACTATCTGCTACACCAAATCAACAGATATATAGCAACAAATATATAGATAAATCAACAATCTTTGCTAGAGAGAGCAAAATATCAAGAAAGTATCAATCTATTTCAAAGAAGAAATTAGGTAGCAATATGAAAATATTAAGAAATCAAGGAGAGAAAATTGGATTCATTCTCTTTCTCTTGACTTATTGGTTTCTTGATCTAAATCAGTTCTTGCAGCGGCTTTTTTCAGAAAGTAATTGCAAAATATAAATCTCACTCTTCATATTTCTAAATTGTTATTCAACATTGGAAACCATCATCAAGTTATTAGAAAAAAGGgcaattttttcaattaaatcAGTTAATGTTGGCACTTCATTCTATGAAAATTCAAGTGGACAAAatcaaaaatcaattaaacGAGATTTAGTTTCTTTGTACATCATCCTGTGAAAATTCAAGTGGACCAACGATTAAAGCCACAACTTAAGCTTACTAAGGAAAAACAGAATTGAACCAACAAATACTAAACCAGGAACTTGTTCTCAAAAGGAaaacatattaaaattgcatGATGGAAAgcaaataaattttacaaaaattagcTTATAAGGCTAATGTCATGAACCAATTAACATCACAAAAATGAGCTTATAAGgcaaaacacaaacaaacatatCTTCCGGCACCTTCATCTTCATGCTTCTCTACTTTCCTTATCTACCTCAGATGACTCTAGCAGGCTCTTATAAATCAAATCAACTTGCTCTTTAAGTAACAACGAGCGTTGGAGACGCAGTTGATCCTCTTGAACTTTCAACTCCAAACATCTTTTATCCAACTCCGCCCTCTTCAATAAATTCATATGCATATTATCATCTCCATGTTCTCCTTCATCGGCTCCAATTTCCCTGTCTACTGCTCCATTTTCTACTCCCCATAACTCATTAGAAAGTTCAAATAGTTTCTCCTTATGAGTATCAATGAAAATGAGAGAACCTTGCTCTTTCATTGTCAGATTTTCCTGATATTTCTTCTTAAGTTTATGAATCTTATCACTAAGTTGCCTTTTTCTAATAGTTTTGTTGCTAAAAGAATACTTATGGGTGCTGTAAACCTTGCTTAATATTTTGGCCGGATCAATGCCtcttttagattttatttgtaAGAGGCCATTGAGAAGAATTATTTCATCATTGCGAGAGAAGATTCTCTTAGGTTTCACggtttgtttcttgttttttgccattgaaaagagagaaagggttttgattttgaGTGGGAAGGAGAAGAGTGAGGGAGCGATGAGAACCTTCTGCTTGTTATGTTAAAAgtaatgaatgaaaaatgaaagaGTTGCTCGCCAAAATTAATTCACTTTCCTTTCCCTATGCAATTGCACTTTAATATGAGATTCTTATGAGTAAATACAGTAGAATAGAATTAGAAGAGACTttctataccaaaaaaaaaaaattagaagagACTGAAAGACCAAACAACTGcctattattatcattattaggttttttttttttttttttttgcattattaCTCATGTAACTGATAACCTAATTTTTAGCGGATGAGTTTAAGAGGCagtttgttatagcttatttttgaagaaaaaaaatatcgcttttaattattttgcatCCGTTtgttacatatttttaaaataatcagaagttAATTAAAACAATAGAATAGGATTAAAAGAGACTGAAGTGAAAGAGCAAACAACCGCATGTTATTATCaatattaggtttttttttttaacctgattaatatataatatataaggAACGTATTGaatagtattaaaaatatttgcttTCAATTTCAGACGATGCTATTAAATAATAGCAAGTTTCTTTTCAgccaaaaataatataagtctaaaatatctatattaattattaatatgagtacATAAAAGGCAATACTTTATCTTAGCCTCAAAAAAATTTCGTCATTTCCTCtcatttatttgattattattatattttagaaacaaGGTCATTTTATCTCATAATTTGTCAATTAGATAATTGTtattaaatgacatttttaattttgatcttCATTCTATTAATATAAATAGCTGTGATTTGCAACCAATTTCACACTATTGCAATTTTAAATTATACTCTTTGCAATCATactcaaaataatatattaacaaaaaaaataaaatacaaagtaTAGGCTAACCGTCatctaataaataatataaaatttacttattcattttttttatattgatgaGATCCTTGCAGTTGCAGAGACCGGCGAAGATGGCTATGAAAGAGGAAATAACATGTGGATTAGGAACAAGAAATGTACGATCACTCTTCACTCGCCCTTCCCcttcttttttttgaaccaagcaaacttaattcatatcattaactaataaatgttcaatacataagggaataatctcaaatctatggaaactagctcAAACATTGGCCGtcctagcaagagtatgagcaaccaaattcgtttgtctcctaacaaacttaacctcaaagttttcataagaagatgacataagaagaataatgtcgttaacaattaaactaaattccgaattGCCCCGTCTTCTCGAATGAATGGCGTCAACCAAcaactttgagtcactttcaaattgaactcgcTCAAATCCACGATGGATAGCCTCTTTCATAGCATGTAATAGTGTCAATGTTTCGCCTTCCACTATGGAATAAAAAGGTTGTTGTCATTGAGTTAAGTCAGCCACAAAATGCCCATTGGTATCACGAAAGCAAAGACCCATAGAAGTAACACCGGACCCAACTACAAACGCAACATCAACATTACACTTTATCCATCTCACTCCTAGTTTCTCCCACCGAACCGGCCTAGGATCCTCAACAGGAACAATGTTATGACGCTGCAGTTGGTGAACAGTATACCACTCATTCCAGACGACGAACGCCATATTTCCAACTTGGCTCGGGGACTGAATATTGTCATTCCAAATCTTGTCGTTTCGATTATGCCAAATACACCAAAATAACGATACAACCCGTCCTATCGATGCTCCAAAATAACTCGCCCTTCCCCtttaaaatatctaaaatttgtataatttttcaTCTTTAAATCAATCAATtacattaattataaaattaattttacatataattaaaaaatattaaaattttaataactcatatttttttagtgaacaTTAACCCGTGCATAGTTATACTAGTAACtagtaattttattaaaaagctCTCCATCAAAATACAAGGAGTATTTGAGGAGGCAAGGAAACAGCTGCATGAAAAGTGGAAATACAAAACAACCCCAACACAAGGCTTAACAAAaactgactcatatatatatatatatatatatatatatatatatatatatatatatatatatatatatatatatatatatatatatatatatatatatgaaaagcGTTATATGATATTTGAAAATTGCGCATAATTTCATATGACAAATTATATGATACCATGATATATTGCAAGAAAAAAGAAGTATGAATTAGACTCTACAGTTACTAGATATCTAACCATAACCATCCAATATAAATGTGCCACACATTGAATCCCTTGGCCTGTGTCACTAACAATAACATAATCAAATCCACCAAATTTACATTTTCTGATTAGAGTCCCTATAGTGTAACAGAAAAATATATGTCATCCAAACAATTAGTGTACATAGATTTTTGTATACTTTTGGTAGGTCACTTCAAACTTCAAACTTCAAACGATATAGCGGATTCAAGTCTTATACGATTTAATCGAACAGTTCCAAGAATGTACTCTGGAAGCTCTACCTCTTCTTTTGCCTGCAAATATGATGTTGTTACAATTCCAAGTGGATATTTTAGAATGTCAACTGATTATGAATATTTTACAATTCCTAggatcattttaaaatattaacaacGTAGAGGACTAAATTGACAGGCTCTACACTTTTAGGGCCATGActgcattattatttttttttgaggtaaaggTAAATCAATTCATTTTATCATGAATAATAGTATCAATACAATGAGGAGGATAATAAAAGATACTGGGACTAAACTGAAATATAGATGCTCTAGCTAGATTATGAGCGACTCTATTAATTAGCTTGCCTTCTAATAAAAGCTACATCGTAACATATTTTGAGCTAGATGAAATAAGGGACCTACAACTAGTCAAAATAGCGCCTAGGCCATGACTGCATTATTATCCTTTTACATTTgcacatttttcataaaataacaGACTCCTAATTGGTGATAAATCTCATGTACATGAAAGGAACAATGATATATAATACCATAAGATAATTTGTCtagaaatattataattaaaatggCCCAAACCTCTATCAAAATAGCAAGGTCAACGACTAGACTTGTGACATATCCGAGAACAAGGCCAACAACACTCCTGGCTACAGAGGATGATCCAATATCCACATCTATCTGCATTATGCAGAAAATTGCTATTAAAGTGTAATATCACCCATAAATTGCAGacaattttaatagaaatattAGACAATTAAAGTGTAATATCTTTACCTCCAAAAAGTTATCTTGTCTGAAGTATTTACAAGTCACAGCTTTCCCTAATAGGCATGCTTTTGTTCCAA from Trifolium pratense cultivar HEN17-A07 linkage group LG5, ARS_RC_1.1, whole genome shotgun sequence encodes:
- the LOC123886435 gene encoding STOREKEEPER protein-like, producing the protein MAKNKKQTVKPKRIFSRNDEIILLNGLLQIKSKRGIDPAKILSKVYSTHKYSFSNKTIRKRQLSDKIHKLKKKYQENLTMKEQGSLIFIDTHKEKLFELSNELWGVENGAVDREIGADEGEHGDDNMHMNLLKRAELDKRCLELKVQEDQLRLQRSLLLKEQVDLIYKSLLESSEVDKESREA